Genomic segment of Umezawaea sp. Da 62-37:
GGTCGTGGTAGCTGAGCTTGGACAGCTCGGGCAGGGACAGCGGGAAGATGTCGACCACCGGCTGCCCCTCGACCTCGATGCCGACCGCGTCCACCAGGACGATGCCGCTGATCCGGTCGCTGCCCAGCAGCGCCATCTCGGCGGCGGTCCAGCCGCCCATGGAGTTGCCGACGACGATCACGTCGCGCAGGTCCTCGTCCTCCAGGAACTGGACGTAGACCTCGGCGAGGCCCGCCATGGTGTCGAGCCAGTCGGGGCGCTCCGTGCCGCCGAACCCGGCGTGCGCGGGGGTGATGACCCGACCGTGCGCGGCCAGCAGCCGGGCGAACCCGGCGACCGTCTGCGGCCCGCCGCCGCCGTGCAGCAGCAGGAAGGCGCGGCCCTCGCCATGGTCGTCGAACCGGACGTCCACGTCGCCACCGGAAACCTTGGTCATGTTTTCCTCCTCGTTGATGTAAGCAACCTTATCTAAGCATATTTAGATAAGCAAGACGAGGGGGCGCGGAAGTTCGGTGGATCGTTGGATGCCGGGCGTTCACCCAGGTCGGAAGCGTCGACGACCTGCCAGCGGACGGCCGGTGCGGTGATCGCCGACCCCGCCGGTTCACACGCCGAGACGCGTGAACCCCGGTGAGGATCGCGGTGACCGCGTTAGAGGCCGCCGCGGAGCAGGTGGTCGATGTCCTCGGGGCGACCCGGCCGGGCGAAGAACCAGCCCTGACCGGTGTCGCACCCGATTCGGTGCAGCCGCTTGGCCTGGGACGGCGTCTCGACGCCCTCGGCCGTCACGCCGAGTCCCAGCGCGTGGGCGAGCTGCACGAGGGTCGTCACGATCTGGGCGTCCACGGCGTCTTCCTCGTCCGCCGCGCGCAGCCCTTCCATGAACGACCCCGCGATCTTGAGTTCGTGCACCGGCAGGTGCTTGAGGTACGCGAGGTTCGAGTAGCCGGTGCCGAAGTCGTCGATCGCGATCCGGACACCCATGTCCGACAGGGCGCGCAGGGCTTCCAGCGGCTCGTCGGCGGTCCCCATGATCGCGCTCTCGGTCAGTTCGAGCTGGAGGTGGTGCGGGGGCAGCGCGCACTCGTCGAGGATGCGCTTCACGTCGCGCACCAGCTCCGGGTCGCGGCTCTGCCGCACGGCCAGGTTGACGCTGACGAACGGCGCGTTGTCGCCGAACTCCTCCAGCCAGCGCCGGGCCTCCTCGCACGCCTTGCGCAGCACCCAGCGGCCGAGCGGCACGATCAGGCCGGTCTCCTCGGCCAGTTCGATGAACCGGTCGGGCGCGAGCCTGCCGAACTCGGGGTGCTGCCAGCGGACCAGCGCCTCGACACCGGTGACCCGGCTGTCCGCGAGGCGCACCAGCGGCTGGTAGTCGACGTAGAACTCGTCGCGCTCCAGCGCGGCGGGCATGGTCGCGGACAGCGTGAAGCGCGCGACCTCGCGGGCGTTGCGCTCGGGGTTGTAGAGCGCCCAGCGCGACTTCCCGTCGGCCTTCGCCCAGTACAGCGTGATGTCCGCGTCGCGCATCAGGTCCGCGGCCGTCGTGCCCTCCAGCGGCCGTTCCACGATGCCGATGCTCGCCGACACGGTCAGCTCGTGGCCGCCGATCTTGATCGGGGCCTCCAGCTCGTGCAGCACGCGGTCGGCGACGTTGACGATGTCCTGGGTGCTGTCCGAACCCTCGACGAGGATGACGAACTCGTCGCCGCCCATCCGCGCGACGAGCTTGCCGTCACCGGAGACCGAGTGGTCGAGCCGCCTGCCGACCTCGACCAGCAGCTGGTCGCCTATGTCGTGGCCGAGGCTGTCGTTGATGACCTTGAACCCGTCCAGGTCCAGGTAGCAGAGCCCGGCGCGGCGGCTGGTCTCCCCGCCCACCGCGTTGAACACGCGGCCGAGGCGCTCCAGGAACAGCGCGCGGTTCGGCAGCCCGGTCAGCGGGTCGTGCAGCGCCTGGTAGCGCAGCCGGTTCTGCAGCAGGTGCCGGTCGGTGACGTCCTCGATCATGGCGACCTGGTACTGCGGCTCGCCGTGGTCGTCGCGGACCAGCGACAGCGTGAGGTGCGTCCACACCTGCTCGCCGTCGGCCCGGTGGAAGCGCTTCTCGGCCCGGTAGTGGTCGCAGTCGCCCGCGATGAGCTGGTCGTAGAGCCGCCACACGTTGCCGCTGTCCTCGGGGTGCATGAGGTCGCGGATGTTGTACTGCCGCATCTCCTCGACGCTGAACCCGAGCATGTCCTGCAACGCCTGGTTGACGTCGAGTATCCGGCCCTCGATGTCCGCGATGCCGATGCCGATCGCGGCCTCGGTGAACATCGCGCGGAACCGCGCCTCGCTGGCCCGCAGCGCCGTCTCGGCCTGGTCGCGGGCGTCGAGCACGGCGGCCCTGATCGCCTCCTGCTCGGCCAGCGTCCGCTCGCGCAGCGCCCTCGCGTAGCCGGCGGCCAGCGCGCCCTGCAGGGCGGAGAGCCGCGACGCCATCCGGCCGTCGGCGCCGACCCCCAGCTCGGTGAGCAGGTCGTCGCCCAGCAGCTGGACCGTGCGGCCCAGGGTGTCCGTGCCGGTGAAGTGCGCCTCGACGAGCCGGGCGCCGATGTCGTAGCCGGGCGCCGTGCGGAAGGGGTTCGCGATCAGCGCCCCGACCAGGACCTCGGTCAGCGACTGGAGGTGTTCGGCCACTTCGGCCCTGGTCATGGGCACGTAGCTGCTGCCGATCACCGCCGTCGCCCACGTGCGCGCGAAGGCCTCGGCCCCGGCCACCATGGCCGGGTCCAGTTCCGATCGACTGCTGGGCACCCGCTGGTCAACCCGTTCCGTCATGTTCGCCGACCTGCCACCACAAACGCAGAGGATACGGCCGGTAGCCCGCCGCAGTCGACCTTCACGGTTTCCTCCCCAGCGCGGCGAAGCCGGGGAAGCGCTCCGCGGCCTCGTCGACGTCGTCCGGCGAGTCCGGGCGCCAGTGCGGCAATCGCACCACACCGGGCTCCACGAGTTCCAGTCCGCGCAGCAGCGCGGTGAGTTCCGCGCGGTCGCGGTGGACCATCGGCGTGACCTGCGCGCTGTAGCGCCGACGCGCCTCGGCCACGGCCTCGGACTCCTCGCCCTTTTCCCCGCCGGAGTGCGAGATCCCCAGGTAGCTGCCCGGAACGAGCGCGTCCAGGTAGTCGGTGATGATCTTGTGCGGCTCCTCGGAGTCGGGCACGAAGTGCAGCACCGCGATCATCAGCACCGCGATGGGCCGGTCGAAGTCCAGCACCGCCCGCACCTCCGGGGCCCCCAGCACCGACGCCGGGTCGCGGAGGTCGGCCTGGAGCGCGGCCACGTGCGGGAGGTCGGCGAGCAACGACTTGCCGTGCGCGGTGGCGACCGCGTCCGTGTCGACGTAGACCACGCGGGCCGCCGGGTCGACGGCGTGCGCGATCTCGTGCACGTTGCCCGCGGTGGGGATGCCGGAGCCGAGGTCGAGGAACTGGCGGACGCCGAGGTGCAGCAGGTGGCGGACCATCCGGCGGAGCAGCGCGCGGTTGACGAGGATCACCCGGCGCACCTCGGGCATGGCCTCCATCGTCCGGTTGGCCACCGCCCGGTCCGCCGCGAAGTTGTGCGCGCCGCCCAGCCAGTAGTCGTACACGCGCGCCACGCTGGGGCGGTCCAGGTCGATGTCGCCCGGAACCCACTTCGGCCGTTCCGCCACGCGCGCTCCTCCGACTCGCCTCGGGACGCCCCATCATGGTCCACAGCGACCCCCTGGCGCACCGCCCCGCGGACCCGGTTCGCCGATTCGCGGACGGCGGCCGCGATCACCGAGCAGAATGCCGGTCTTGTGAGGTACACCTTGATCGCGGGAGCGGTCACCACTGCCGTCGCACTCGGGCTGCTGCTGATCAGCCTGAAGCGCAAGCGGAACATGCTGGCCACCACGATCGTCGGCGCGGTCGGCGCCTTCCTGCTGGTGGCGGGCTGGCTGTTCGTGGTCGACAGCACCACCGCCAAGGGCGAGGCGATCAAGACCGGAGGCCTGGCGGGCGGCGCGGTGATCGCGCTGTACGCGCTGTGGCTCAACGACCGGCGGCGGCGCACCGAGGAGGCCCGCCAGCACCTGGAGGGCCTGCGGACCGACCACGACCGGTCGCGCGTGGCCGACGAGCGGTTCGCCCGCGCCGTGGAACTGCTCGGCCACGACGCCGACCAGGTGCGCGTCGGCGCCCTGCACGCGTTGGCGGGCCTGGCGGAGTCCAGCGAGAAGGACTACCGGCAGACCGTGCTGAACATCCTCTGCTCGTACCTGCGCAGGCCCTTCGAGCTCCCGCTGACCGCGGAGGCCGACCCCGAACGGCACCGGGAGCTGGAGGTCCGGCTGACCGCGCAGCAGCTGATCACGAAGCTGCTGCCGCACGCGGACCTGCCGGACGCCCCGCACTACGACCTGAACCTGACCAACGCGAGCGTGGAGTACCTCGACCTGGCCCACCGCCAGGTGGGGCAGTTCGTCGCCCGGTCGGCGAAGTTCTACCGGGCGAACGCCTTCCACCACACGACTTTCCACGGCGACGCGCACTTCACCGGCGCCGAGAACCACGGCAGGCTGTACGTGCACGACTCGGTCTTCCACGGGAAGGCGTGGTTCAGCAACTTCGCCTCCGACGACGAGGTCGACTTCCACGCCACCGACTTCCGGGGCGCCTCGAAGTTCGCCTTCGGCGCCTACAAGGGCGGTTTCTCCTTGGCTGGTGCCAAGTTCGCGACCAGGGCCGACATCCGAGGACTGCGCGTCACGGGCAAGCGCGACCTGCCCGCGGGCTGGCTGACCGACCTGGAGGGGAACGCGTGATGCGCGGTAGGTGGATGCTGCTGCTGAGCGTGCTGGCGGCTGTCCTCGTCACCGCGGCCACGATCGCGGGGCTGCTGGTGGTCGAGCCGAAGCTGTCCAAGGCCGAGGCGCTCAAGACCGGCGGTCTCGCGGGCGGCGCGGTCGTGGCGCTGTACGCGTTGTGGCTCAACGACCGGCGGCGGCGCACCGAGGAGGCGCGGCACCAGTTGGAGAGCGACAAGGTCGCCGACGAGCGGTTCGCGCGGTCGGTGGAGATGCTCGGCCACGAAGCCGACCAGGTGCGGGTGGGCGCGATGCACGCGCTGGCCGGGCTGACGACGTCGGCCCCGCGCTACAAGCAGACCGTGCTCGACGTGCTGTGCGCGTACCTGCGCAGGCCGTTCCACCACGTGGGCCACAAGGGCGACTACTCCGGCGACCCGGAGAAGCTGCCGAGGGACCAGGCGGACCTCGTGCTGGCCGCGAGCGACCGGGAGCGCGAGGTGCGGCGCACGGCCCAGCAGCTGATCACCGGCATGCTGCCGTGGGGAGCGGACACCGACTCGACGGCCTACCACCTGGACCTGACCGGGGCGAGCCTCGAGTACTTCCGGCTGTCCGGCAGGCGGATCGGGCGGATCACGGCGCGGCGCGCGAACTTCTACGGCATCACCATGATCAACGAGATGGTGGCGTCGAAGCCCGTGCTGTTCTCCGGGGCGCGGTTCCACGGCCGGGTCTCCGCCGCGCACACCATGTTCGACGGCGGCCTCTCCCTCCAGGACGTGGAGTTCGCCGACGAGTTCACCCTGTCCGGAGCGGAGGTCGGCACGTTCCTGCACCTCGGCACGGACCTGCCGAAACCGCTGAAGGGCGTGCTCACCGTCCGGCCCGGCACCGAGATGCGGACGGCCAAGCCCGAGGGATGGGTACTAGCCGGGACGTACGAGTTCCAGCAGCGCCCTGGCGGCGGCGCTGACGGCCGCCCCCGTGACGACGACCGTCTCCGCGACCGGCCCGCCGTCCAGGGCGACGAACCGGACGAGGTCCGTCTTGAGCGAGAACGACTGCGGCACGAGCGCGACGCCGAGACCGAACCCGACGAAGTCCAGCAGTGAGTGGACGTCGTTGACCTCCACGCCCACCCGGCGGCCCACCCCGGCCTCGGCGAGCGTGCGGTCGACGACGTCCCTCGTGCCCCACCCGGCGTTGAAGTCCACGAAGGACTCGCCGACCAGCTCCGCCAGCGCGACCGAGGACCGTTGCGCCATCAGGTGATCCGGGGCGCACGCCAGCACCAGCGGTTCGGTGGCCAGGGTGGACGTGCGGACGTCCACATCGGACGGTCGGGTCACGAACGCGACGTCGATCCGCCCCGCCCGCACCTCGTCCACGAGGTCCGCGGTGCCGCCCTGGCGCAGCCGGATCTCCACACCGGGGTGCTCGGCGTGGAACGCCGCCAGCACCGCGGGCAGGTGGACGACGTGCAGGCACTGGAGGCTGCCGACCGACAGCGTGCCGCGCAACAGCCCCTGCACCGCCGCGACCGCGGTCCGCCCGGCGTCGACCGAGCCGAGCGCGCGGCGCGCCTCGACCAGCAGCGCGCGCCCAGCCTGGGTGAGCTCGACCCGCCGGGTGCTGCGCACGAACAGCGCCGCGCCCAGCTCGGTCTCCAGCGCCCGGATCGACGCGGAAAGACCCGACTGGGCGACGCGCACGCGTTTGGCGGCCCTGGTGAAGTGGCACTCCTCGGCGACGGCCACGAAGTACTCCAGCTGGCGAAGCTCCACGATTGATCACCCAAACCGCTGAATGCCATCCGAACGTTCTGTTGGACAGCTTAATCCGTTCGGCGCACACTCGGACCACCACTTCTCCAGGAGGCACACCTGATGCGCACCCGCAGGATCGGCGACGTCGAGGTCAGCGCGATCGGACTGGGCGGCATGCCGCTGTCCGTCGAGGGCCGCCCCGACCGCGAACGCGCGCTGGCCACGGTCCGCGCGGCGGTCGAGGCGGGCGTGACCCTCATCGACACCGCGGACGCGTAC
This window contains:
- a CDS encoding alpha/beta hydrolase, which produces MTKVSGGDVDVRFDDHGEGRAFLLLHGGGGPQTVAGFARLLAAHGRVITPAHAGFGGTERPDWLDTMAGLAEVYVQFLEDEDLRDVIVVGNSMGGWTAAEMALLGSDRISGIVLVDAVGIEVEGQPVVDIFPLSLPELSKLSYHDPEKFGIDPSGFSDAQKAGMAANRSALAVYGASMVDPTLRERLAGVKVPALVLWGEADRIVTPEYGRAFAEAIPGSVFHLLRGTGHLPQIETPELLLAEVTAFAGHTGSDHVQ
- a CDS encoding EAL domain-containing protein, coding for MTERVDQRVPSSRSELDPAMVAGAEAFARTWATAVIGSSYVPMTRAEVAEHLQSLTEVLVGALIANPFRTAPGYDIGARLVEAHFTGTDTLGRTVQLLGDDLLTELGVGADGRMASRLSALQGALAAGYARALRERTLAEQEAIRAAVLDARDQAETALRASEARFRAMFTEAAIGIGIADIEGRILDVNQALQDMLGFSVEEMRQYNIRDLMHPEDSGNVWRLYDQLIAGDCDHYRAEKRFHRADGEQVWTHLTLSLVRDDHGEPQYQVAMIEDVTDRHLLQNRLRYQALHDPLTGLPNRALFLERLGRVFNAVGGETSRRAGLCYLDLDGFKVINDSLGHDIGDQLLVEVGRRLDHSVSGDGKLVARMGGDEFVILVEGSDSTQDIVNVADRVLHELEAPIKIGGHELTVSASIGIVERPLEGTTAADLMRDADITLYWAKADGKSRWALYNPERNAREVARFTLSATMPAALERDEFYVDYQPLVRLADSRVTGVEALVRWQHPEFGRLAPDRFIELAEETGLIVPLGRWVLRKACEEARRWLEEFGDNAPFVSVNLAVRQSRDPELVRDVKRILDECALPPHHLQLELTESAIMGTADEPLEALRALSDMGVRIAIDDFGTGYSNLAYLKHLPVHELKIAGSFMEGLRAADEEDAVDAQIVTTLVQLAHALGLGVTAEGVETPSQAKRLHRIGCDTGQGWFFARPGRPEDIDHLLRGGL
- a CDS encoding SAM-dependent methyltransferase; this translates as MAERPKWVPGDIDLDRPSVARVYDYWLGGAHNFAADRAVANRTMEAMPEVRRVILVNRALLRRMVRHLLHLGVRQFLDLGSGIPTAGNVHEIAHAVDPAARVVYVDTDAVATAHGKSLLADLPHVAALQADLRDPASVLGAPEVRAVLDFDRPIAVLMIAVLHFVPDSEEPHKIITDYLDALVPGSYLGISHSGGEKGEESEAVAEARRRYSAQVTPMVHRDRAELTALLRGLELVEPGVVRLPHWRPDSPDDVDEAAERFPGFAALGRKP
- a CDS encoding LysR family transcriptional regulator, producing the protein MELRQLEYFVAVAEECHFTRAAKRVRVAQSGLSASIRALETELGAALFVRSTRRVELTQAGRALLVEARRALGSVDAGRTAVAAVQGLLRGTLSVGSLQCLHVVHLPAVLAAFHAEHPGVEIRLRQGGTADLVDEVRAGRIDVAFVTRPSDVDVRTSTLATEPLVLACAPDHLMAQRSSVALAELVGESFVDFNAGWGTRDVVDRTLAEAGVGRRVGVEVNDVHSLLDFVGFGLGVALVPQSFSLKTDLVRFVALDGGPVAETVVVTGAAVSAAARALLELVRPG